The genomic window AATCACATAAGAACGCATACTGAGCCATACTAAGCCATATTGAGTATCGATTCTTCTTGGTTTTTACGGTGtgttgtgggatttttttagggagcaaATGTTCCAgggcactggaaggattttgcgattgagacagcccttaaaatggccaacTCCTTGATCAGTGCCCAGAGTACTGAACTAGAGAGCTGATTGGGACACACCCCACATCTTCTACTTTTCACTGAAAACCTCTGACAAAAAATCATTGTTATTTTACCACCTGGAAGATATGCTAACATGGCAACAATATCCTTAACAACacatataacaataacaacgcttatcctacatggttgtggggaatctggagcctatcccagggtgcattgggcacaaggcaggggacaccttggacagggtgccaatccatcgcagggcacaatcacacattcacacactatggaaactttggacatgtcaatcaacATACCATGccaggaaaccagagtacccggagcacggggagaacatgaaaacttacacacacacagggccacagcagGAACTGAAACCCCAATTTTGGAGATGtgaggtaaacgtgctaaccattaaaccaCCATGCACCCAACAGCACAAAACCCCCACAATTCTGAATTGTTAATGAACAccacattgtgtttttttaaaaaccatttatagttacatttaatgttgtctgtgaaacaagtgagTTCCTATTATcgcttatgttacagcagctatagcAGATGTCGTAGGCTATAACGGTcgttcccttaccagcctcagtctttttcattttagtGAGAAACCGGAaattgaagactttcccgtggcgGAAAACTCACTGACCTGACCAATATCTAGGctacttacagaaaacttcaacaTATCAATGAATATACGTTTTTATTTGCTAAATACGGGGTTTAATCAGTTATTTATTAGCCTTATGTATAGTGTACATCACgtgaataagctgttactatagaaacgataatgcagcagaacaagcgcattaatataaacctgtgatttgaataacAAACGGTGTACTCACCTCTTTACGGAGtatctgcgcatgcgcactttACTTTCGCACTCCATGAAGTCATAGTTCGCATATTTGAATTTCTGGAGACATTTTCTGATCATAACGATAACCTATCAAAATCTTTGATCTATAGTTTTATAACGCAAGCACTTCTACAGTAATAGAtatttttacagtaataaaGTAGGCAAAGCATCACAAACTACCCGTGCTGTTACAGAATATTAATGAACCTTCAATATTTAAGCTCGAACTCACCAGTAGAAAGTGACTCGGCATTTTGTGCACTGGAGATAAGCTGGTTTCTGACAAAGCTCGCACAATTTCTTCGTTCCTTTTGGGTTTGCAAGAGGAGAAATGGACATGGACATCTTGTCTAGTCATCTAGTCGAGTAAATTATCCGTAGGCTTAACTAGTTCCACTAATTTATATTGCGTTTCTAACCTAATAGCTACTGTTTTTTaactttacttttattttactttttactatCTATCAATCTAGATATACAGTGTTCGCCAGCTAATTTAATCCaccccaaaacaacacaaaagtgTACAGTGTCCTGacaatctgtctatctatcgagGGAAAATTGATTATGCCAATAGTTTTGACCGGGGTGCATTCATGCTTTAGTTGATACTTTGTTTCTTCCGCCTCTTTAAAGTTTCTATGGTAACGACATTTAACCCGGGGAAAGCGGAAGGACTACATAGTGACGTTTGTGTTCCAGTGatgtattacatttataaatatgcatataaaGTAAAGGTAAAGGATATTTTAAACATTGGAAAGTGTCTTTCTTTCAACAACAATCTATGTACAActttaataaacataaaaaatttaaatcggAGCATTACTTGTCCAGCCCACATCttaccttgaaatataatcaacacaaataacacaaataaatatatgcacataaattagaaataaatcattaaataaatcattagcGTATCTTTAATGTCCTCAAGACATTCGTAAGGATGTAAGTTagccatattttttatttgatgattcTATGAGAATTCCTAACTTTCATACTTGTTACTCATTTAGGAGCAAAATGCAGCcactttgtaaaaaaattaaataaaaatacattggTGCTTGAGATGGGTTAAAATAGTTTTTGAGTacttaaaaagcattttttttttctttgattcaACATAGAAAAAGGATTAAAAATAAGCTTAAAGCATGACAAGAGCTAAAATGACACTACGATTGTTGAATCACTCAGCTTCAttctttcagttcagtttttctCTGGGTGTAAATGATTGATCCTTTCTTGTTGTGATTAAGTGACTCTTTATTCTGCAtttaaaacatccatccatccatccatcttctataccacttatcctactgggtcacggggaaccttgagcctatcctatggagcatcaggcacaaggcggggtacaccctttacagggtgccaatccattgcagggcacactcacatacacattcacacacccattcatacactacggacactttggacacgccaatcagcctaccatgcatgtctttggactgggggaggaatgcggagtaccaggaggaaacccccgcagcacggggagaacatgcaaactccgcacacacagggccactaAACCACTGTGAGCCCgcgtttaaaacattttcatggaatttttttttttttttagattaatgGCATGGTGGTGTTCCACTGGTGTACATGTATTGCAATGCTGGCATTATTAAATACTTTGGTGTCACTGCTGGGTAGAAAAATAGTCCtcaccaaccaaaaatatcacaccaACAGCAACCCTGTGGTCAACAAGTGATCTTGATAAATGTTGGGAGGATGATCAACACAAATCATTCATACCAAAAGATGAGCTATCATCTCCAACTGTACACTTACATCAGGGTGCTGGAATTTTAAGCAGCACACATGTGAAATGCACCATGACACCACACCCAAATGACAGTCCAATCGACTTTTCTTTCAGCATAGAACGTATGTTGATTACAATGATATACGTACACTCactatccactttattagggacaCTTGCATAtgcatgcagttatctaatcagtcaatcatgtggcagcagagtaatgcaattttttttttttagaaattcatgcagatacagatcaagctTCAGGTAATGCTCACAAACATCAAAATAGGGAAAAAGTGTGAGCTCTGTAACTTTAATCGTGGTGtaattgttggtgccagataagCTGGttagagtatttcagaaactgctgatctcctgggattttcacacacacacacacacacacacacacacacacacacacacaccagtctttagtgtttatacagaatggtgtggaaaaaacaaacaaacgaacaacaAACATCCTGTGAGAGGAGGGTCTGCACGCTGAAACACATTGTTAATGAGAGAGATAAGAGGAGAATgttcagactggtttgagctgacaggaagtctatcgTGCCCCAAATAAGCACTTgctacaactgtggtgagcagagaGGCATCTCAGAACACtcaaaacattgaaccttgtgatgaatgggctacaacagcagaccaCCAGATCAGGTTCCACTAGCCTCAGCCAACAAGAAGAATCTGAGGAAATTGAAACGGAaaagaaactggacagttgaagactggaaaaaaggCCCATTAAATTGTTCATTATGAtggttgatatgaacattaactgaagctcttgacctacaTTTGCAAGAtcttttgcattgcactgctgtcacatgattgactgattaattaactgcatgaatgtgcaggtgttcctaataaagtggaaggTGAGTGTATGGTGAGGTCCAAAAATCAGACCTCTAGTGAAAATACTTCTATTGtgcattctttaataaaataataacattttcattacaaattatattattcacaacttgagtaaacagttgaatcttttaaatatttacatgaatttcagagatTTAGTATTTGGTACCTCCCCTTTTTGCTTAAACgcttagatcaaatccatcagtgtGTTGTCTGAACACATTCTTCAAAAGAAGTCATTAGACATGAGGacaatctgaccttttgtacaaagcagtaaACACGGTCAGTATCActaatttgcttacatttacattacactaGAAaaagtgcagaatcttgaatattcaagatattgaacatttactttgttttaaatatgaaaaagttCTAAAACCTTCCGTTTTCAATTTAGGCtcagactttctgaccccacgGTATGGCAATATTACAACTTAAAGGAATCAGTATTCGATACTGCTTAGAATCAGAATTTGAATTAGTTTGCCGTTAAGAGAGTGCTTACAGTCCTTAACCTTGGACTtactgaaaggaaacatggccccaacaagagagagaccaattgaaacaatggaaaggattataaaattgcttcaagaaggaaatcggacatggagtgtggcaaaagatgtcgTTTTTCTCTACTCAGCTAAAGTGTCTAAAaattggtgcaagtataaacaaaatgggaaggttataaaagagCGCATACGGGTAGACCAAGGAAGACGGCAAAGTTTTAGGAtagaaaattcaattcaattcaattttatttgtatagcgctttttacaatagacattgtctcaaagcagttttacagaaatatcaacatagtatacagatattaagttgcgaatttatcccaactgagcaagccactgagtggtgatggtggcaaggaaaaactccctaagatgttttaagaggaagaaaccttgagaggaaccagactcagaagggaacccatcctcatctgggtaacaatagatattgtgaaaaagttcattattgacttatgtGAAGTCTGTATGgtcttagaagcagccgtagacccagcagtctggaattggagtagattagagctccatccagaggcaggacatccgaaatgaatcaggcaggtccggagatcagagaggatcaggatctctagtatctccataaaattgtgtgtggctcagcagaaggagagagggagagaaaagattattaggactgggaattagcatattagaaagtctagtcagggtaggcttgagtaaacaaatatgttttaagcctagacttaaacactgagactgtgtctgagtcccgaacactaataggaagactgttccataacagtggggctctataagcgaaagctcttccccctgctgtagccttcactattctacgtaccgtcaaatagcctgcatcttttgatccaagtaggcatggcggatcatagaaaaccaaaagtgcgagaccgtttagtgctttataagttaataaaagtattttataatcaatgcgagatttcactgggagccaatgcaatatggataagattggggtgatatggtcgtatcttctggttctagttaggactctagcagctgcattctggactaactggagtttgtttatgttcctactggaacatccagacagtaaggcattacaataatctaatctagaggtaacgaatgcatgaatgagtatttctgcatcatgtagtgacaatatatttcttatcttagaaatatttctgagatgaaagaaggctatcctagtaatattatctacatgagcatcaaatgataggctggagtcaataatcactccaaggtcttttactactgtacatgatgaaacagaaagtccatccagagtaaccatgtgatcagaaagcttatttctagctacacgtggtcctaatacaagtatttctgtttttatcagaattaagtaaaaggaagttagttaacatccaacgtctaatgtcctttgcACAATCCTCAattttactaagctgctgtttgtcctctggcttcgctgaaacatacaactgaggatcatcagcataacagtggaagctaattccatgtttacgaataatttgacccagaggtagcatatacaaagtaaaaagcagtgggcctaaaacagaaccctgtggaactccaaaggtaacctcggtatgcgtggagaagtctccatttacatctacgaattgattacgatcggtcagataagacctgagccaggagaggactggtcccttaatgccaacaacattttctaatctatcaaggagaatagtatgatctatagtatcaaaagctgcactaaggtcgagtaacataagcagcgagacacagccctgatcagaggccagtagtaggtcatttactactttaactaatgctatctctgtgctatgatgaagtctaaatcctgactgatacatttcataaatgttattcctatgcaaGTACGAGCATAagtgctttgctacaaccttttctaagatcttagagatgaaggggagatttgatacaGGTCTATatctggacagttgagaggggtcaaggtcaggttttttaaacaggggtttaataactgctaatttaagtgatttaggtacatagccagtgatgagggaagaattgattatatttaaaagtggttcaattactcctggacaaatctgtttaaagaaacatgtaggcacAGGACCTAGTCTGCAAGTCGAcaaattggctgaagagatcggtgaagctagttcagtctcgcgaagcggagcaaaacactctaaacattgatctgatattgctacattatcatctaatgggtttgatacaatactgtctggttttaatttaatagcctgaatttcacatctaatatctTCAACCTTaccgatgaaaaatttcattaaatcttcactgctatgtaatggttgagtgtttctctctgtagtggttttattcctagttaattttgctactgtgttgaaaaaagCAATATGCCTTAAAAATAGGaaattcacagaaaaaaaatataaaataaataaaagaaaaaccaacTGGCAGAAACAGGAGCCACTTCCTCCtagtctaaaataataataataataataataataataataataataataataaataaataaatacaaaatgtcatGTCCAAACTAGCAGTGGAAATTACAAATACATTtcatattaaaaacacacatttcatgtgaaatttttaaaaacagtttattgGTACACTACTCAAGGTCAGACATACAAAATCTCACACCCACATAACATTTAAGCAACTATATAAAATTAGATTGACTAAAAGCAAGAGGAAGTTTGAAATCGAGGAACTAAAAAGTGTGTCTACATACAACCAGAGTCTATAAAATCAACGGGCATTTACAAACTCCAACGCTGGACATTgatactcatatatatatatatatatatatatatatatatatatatatatatatatatatatatatatatatatatatatatatatatttttttatatatatatatatatatatatatatttttatatatataaaaaatatacttCCATTTAGGTTTGGAATGAAGAAATACATAGAAGCACGGTATATTGGCCTTGTAACACAAATGCCAGCTAAAAGTTGATATTTATAAATCCGTGCCTCAAGTTTAATATTGTTCAGCCTTTCTTTTTACACTGCAAGTTTACACAAAGCTGAGAAACCGTGGCGCACAACAAGCTTCTTTCATACTCATGGCCTATGTATCCTGAACACTAAAGTATACACAAAGTTATTCACACTGGCATTGGGGAGTACActgaaattgaaatgaatttcCCCCTAGTGAGCTTTACATCCAGTAAAACACCTAACGTGGTATACTGACGTTCAGACTATACTGCACttccaagatttttttttttttaattgtagtaTTTTAATAGGTTGTAttagatttctaaaaaaaaatagtaattaaataaaaacattgggCTCAGTTTAAAAGAGGGCTTGACTAGTAACGCACCTCAAAAGGCACAAGTGGAATAGTACCACCTTCCGGAGACTCATGTTATTTATACTTGTATATTAAACACAGATACAGAAGAACTTTAAATGGGTCATCTTTCTGAAGATCCTAGACACTGCAATGCAGAAATCCATAACAGAGAAATAAAGTCATGCACAATGTGACAAGGTCAttccttaattaaaaaaacaaaacaaaaaaacaaatgaaaaaccccacaaaaacattacatttggGTGAATTTGTGTGTCAGGCGTGTGCTAAAGTTGTGCTTCTATTTGATGCAGTATCTGATCTCTGGTAATCATTGGAAATCTGTAAAAATAGGAACACAAGTGAGAAAAGACTAACAATATTAAAACCCAAATGAGTGAGAGCATCTGGTTTTGCAGAGTTCCTGCAGTCATAGTCATAGGATATGGTccagtattttaattaaatgtcacaTACAGCTGACTGTACAGAGAAGTGTCCTGGATACTGTGCTCAGTCTCACAAGAACTAGAAAGCTAACTTGAACTCCAGAGAGAGCCATGAAACATCTGTAGAAGGGGGCGAGGGAGACAAACAAACCAGTAAACTACAAACCAACAAACACTGCGctggagtgtttgtgtgaacTTTCTTTGGTGGAAAAAGCAGACAGGACAAAGCAGGAGAAATGATCTGGCAGCTGTAATCCAGCATGAGAGACAAGAACTGAAACCAGGCCCTGGACAATAGATAACGTGTGAATGAACACAGACATcagcgtgtgtgcgtgtgcacgcAATAGGACTAGctaaacctttttaaaattctaaagtGTAAAATAGCCTGCTGCTCATTTGGACGGTCCCTAATGAAACCCGTGCATGTTACACAGTGTCCTCGTCCAGTTTGGCCACGTCTGCTTTTGTGAGCGGTATAGATACATCGTTCTCagcttccttctctctctctttcatggCACTGTCTATGTTAGTCTCTTGTTCCTTGTCTTCGAGCCCtgctttcctctcctcctctttcttctctcgGTCCAGCAGATGGTAGTTGATGCCCATCCCGACGAACAGAAACACGCTGGCTACGACTAGGACGATGCCACAGCCAATGTACGTGTATTTGTAGTCATTGTAGCGGTCTTTTAGTTTTCCTGCAAGAGcgacaaaaaaagcaaacaaacaacaacaaaaaaaaaaaaacaggattgtGTTATTTATAGGTATGTGCTGATATCACATAATTGCCTACTATTTTAATCAGTATAAGATAAAGcataataaaagataaaaagacattaCTGTTTCAAGTAGGccactttatttattacaataaacATTATGGCATAATAATATGGCTTTTATCACATAATAAACCTATCAAGGAAGTGGTCAAACATGCTGTCTACTTAAGCAGCCTCTTCATAATTCTAACAGAGTTTgtgattatattttaatataaatataatcgtgtgtgtgtgaaataggACTGGCAGAACTCATTTTACTGTTCAAATACTAAccaaaacatttatatttacggtttgtgtgtgtaacccattatatacacaaatatgcGTGCACACGCGCTTTAAAGCACACATTTAGTTGCTTACCACAAATCTatcaaaaaacatttcatgtATGAAAATGGCTTCAAATACATGTCATTTATGCCCCAtattatttttgacattttctaaatcgtgtttattagaaaatatttaaatcaaTATTAACTATTAGAAATGTTTACTAtctatatttgtgtgtttttccccccacaaattTTATGCCGATAGATATCCATAAGTGCATCCACTCTATGACCAAAAGTACgcagacacctgaccaatcaaagCCATATGTTCTtattgaacatcctattccagctttagttcccctttgctgaaataataacctccactcttctgggaagatgttccactagattttggagcatggctgtggggattttgtgCTTATTCAGCCTCAAGAGCATTAGACAGGTTGGGCATTGATGATGGATGAGGAGACCTGGTgcacagtcagtgttccagtttatTCCAAAGGTGGTGTACAGTGGGGCTGAGGTCAgggcaggccactcgagttcttccacaccaacctggGCAAAGCtggtctttatggacctcactttgtgcaaaTGGGCatagtcatgctggaacaggttttggaCTAGGCCTCTAAGTTCCAGGGAAATCATAAGGGTACAATATATAAAGGCGCTCTATACAATGAGCCATAACATataaatttattgttattattattattattattattattattattattattagaatgcAGCAACTCCTAAAACAAACTACACTTTCAGCTCgcattcattatttattcaactccaatatactgtggtagacagctaaagTAATAACCCTAAAGACCCTACACACATACCTAGTAAAGGGGGTCCAAGCAGCACTGGTATACACTCCACAATGGTGACGAGGCCCACGGCACTAGAGAACCTCTGCGCCCCCACCAGGTCCATGAGCGTTTCGAAGAGCACAGAGCTGAGCCAGCCGAATGCCACGCCGAAAAACACTGCATAGATAGAGAAGCCCACATAGTCCACGGACATTGGTGCCAACAAGTGACATACACCGTTATACAGCACCGCTGCTGCAAAGAAATACTGAATGCGTGGGCGAACCCAGCGGGTGTTAGCCACCAGGCCCATAGACGGCCGTGCCACCATGTCTGTGAAGGCCAGTATGGACAGCAGGAAGGCTGCCTTGTCTTTGGAGATGTCCATGCTCTTTGCATAGTTGCTGAGGAAGACAAGTGGTGCGAACAGACCGAAAAACATAATCACGTTGCCCAAGAGGTAAAGCAGGAAACCACGATGCATAAACAGAGTCAGGTCGATGAAACTGTTGATGGTCTGCAACACGGTTTTCCTCTCCTGCCTTTTGGTCCCTCCCTCCTGTACGTCAGGTTTGGGCTGCGGTTTTGGTCCAATGGGTCGCATCAATGAGCCGGCCACACAGCAGTTAAGCAGCGCACCGCCCAGAATCAGAAAACTTCCCCTCCAGCCAAACTGATCATACAGCCAGCTGTTCAGAGGTGCCAGCGTAGAAAGGAACACGGGACTGCCCGCCATAGCAATGCCATTAGCAATCGGACGCTTCTTGTAGAAGTATTTCCCGATCATCGTTAATGCGGGATTCAGATTGAATGCCAACCCAAGACCTACAGGAAGAGGAGGACATGCATGTTTACATGAAGCACAAGCAAGCAGTTATCAAGTTGCCAAATAAAGCACTGGTTTAATTAAAAAGCATTTTCAGAATTTGTCATTTCTAAATACTCTTCAGTAAAACAGACTGGCAGCATGTTCTCTATGCCTCACTGTCTTTAACAGTGTACAGACAATATCCGTCACCCTGCATGCAAGAGATCAGCGTCGGTACTCACCTCCTATGACTCCCACACAGAAGTACAGTTCCACCACTGTGCTACAGAAGGATGCGGCGATCAAGCCTGTGCTGGCCAGACAGCCTCCGACGAGGATGACTGGTCGGCTGCCATACTTGTTCACCAGGATGCTGCTGATTGGTCCTGTTtcaagaaagaagagaagccTGGTTAAACACTGAACAAAAAAGCAATGTAGGTCAAATTATTTCCATTTCTCCTGGGACAAAAGAACATCCAAAAGAAATATGCTTTACAataaagtgtgcgtgtgtgtgtccatgctaGATTTAAGCTTAGACTTGTTGGTGCTTGAACAAACTAAATTTGGGCAACAAACTACAGCTACAAGAATAAGATAATGTTACATATTAAGCAGTATTTTTATGatgttgcaatttttttttcatgtttcagtATTTTTATGATATTGCTTGGTTCTAGGGCTGCAACTGACGATTATTTTGCTAATGATTAATCTATCAATTATGTCAATTAATcaattagttggattaaaaggccaatttttattttcggtattaaaataaaaatttaacattacattttaaaaacaactgattgtccacaagctttaaagcggAAGTAAAATCActatatgaaaaagaaaaacaaaagcacaaactaagtgttaactggtaagaggttgaaagttctgcagtaacacacacattcactcatttaaacacagtaacatgttcctttattctgtaaatgtatgacacttacTACATTTATATTCAATAgcatgttataaccccattacagttactgctctctctctcaaaaaaataaataaataaattttgtttctaaatatcgcatcaaataacacatttgattaaaattaatattttagtcagTTATCGCACGCTGTTTGATGCGTATGCGTGGACTCGCattcattcagtgaagtttaatggaggcTCACTTGCTGTCAGGACGAGGCTTTATGTGAAATAGAAACTCATACCAGTGTTTCCaccatttacagataaggatataaaaggtaaaaatgtcatttctgtgctgaagaaaacatgtctggaacacattaaacagcacacgcatctgtcgcagcatcGGACACGACAAGCCActttaatacacttacgagtttgtttgagcgcttaatataaaacaaacattctcaTGTGCTGGACgacctggatcgtgcacttttcctgcagcagctcactctgtaaCCTTCGCTGtttctcagatgtgttttattcatagaaatgtgtttttcaccattgtgaatGACGTCACTGACAAGGTTAtgcacagtgacgtcacagacccaactaatccataatgaaaattgtttttattttaattatcgattagttgttgcagccctatttGGTTCAAGTGTAAACATTTAGTCGTCATTTATTAACTGGCAGTTTACATTCAAAATAATGCCAAGCTGCTGGCATGTTAGAAGAATAAATGCTATTGCTAATATGCCAAGTCCATAATTAGAGCCTTTTTGAGGCCATTAATAACTCCCTGTTTGACTTCAGAAGAACTGTAGCATCACAGCAGAGCTTCTCAGAGGTTACCTTAGTTCACAACCCCAGCAGTGTAATGACTGCTACCTCTAACTAGGGATCCCTAAAAATACACTGGGGGTGTTTGTATTGGTCTGGCAGGATGACCAGGTCTCTTGGAAAATGTTCATATAAAACTAAGATTTTTCTCCAGCTGTCTCCACTAGATGGCGGTACAGGACAGCTGTAGTGTAATGAACACGCTTTCAAGCTGTTAGTGATGCAAGCGAGTGCAAATGAGTGCAATATGTTCTTCCTGTGCGTGGGCTTGCATTCCTGTA from Ictalurus furcatus strain D&B chromosome 5, Billie_1.0, whole genome shotgun sequence includes these protein-coding regions:
- the slc16a1b gene encoding monocarboxylate transporter 1b, with the protein product MPPATGGPVGYTPPEGGWGWAVVVGAFISIGFSYAFPKSITVFFKEIEVIFNATSSEVSLISSIMLAVMYAGGPISSILVNKYGSRPVILVGGCLASTGLIAASFCSTVVELYFCVGVIGGLGLAFNLNPALTMIGKYFYKKRPIANGIAMAGSPVFLSTLAPLNSWLYDQFGWRGSFLILGGALLNCCVAGSLMRPIGPKPQPKPDVQEGGTKRQERKTVLQTINSFIDLTLFMHRGFLLYLLGNVIMFFGLFAPLVFLSNYAKSMDISKDKAAFLLSILAFTDMVARPSMGLVANTRWVRPRIQYFFAAAVLYNGVCHLLAPMSVDYVGFSIYAVFFGVAFGWLSSVLFETLMDLVGAQRFSSAVGLVTIVECIPVLLGPPLLGKLKDRYNDYKYTYIGCGIVLVVASVFLFVGMGINYHLLDREKKEEERKAGLEDKEQETNIDSAMKEREKEAENDVSIPLTKADVAKLDEDTV